A single Lactuca sativa cultivar Salinas chromosome 8, Lsat_Salinas_v11, whole genome shotgun sequence DNA region contains:
- the LOC111878204 gene encoding protein trichome birefringence-like 34, which produces MRKKKPLQMVESSVKIMLLITGALVTIALYYVNINNNEEEKASRPLVIYDTSVYDSLEGCDLFSGKWVHDNDSYPLYKDSDCPYIRGDYACGQYGRMDSKYQQWRWQPNACNLPRFDAKEALERLRGKRVIFIGDSVNRNQWVSMVCMLQAVIPLGRKKMQKIHGVSLFTFKVFDYNVSIDFYWSPLLVESNGDHPSKHRTNERIVRINSIEKHATHWINADILVFNSYLWWRMPTVKILNGSFEDSTQYDIVDNHNGYKMVLKTWSNWLHSHINHTRTRSYFMSMTATHHKGVEWGMQDDQNCLNETEPIMKDEFWESGSDLKMLMILESSLNKLKTRGVNVQMMNITQLTQNRKDAHPSIHRLHYSPLAKEQLSNPSSYADCTHWCLPGVPDVWNELLLAHILRKHI; this is translated from the exons atgaggaagaagaagccATTGCAAATGGTTGAGAGCAGTGTGAAGATCATGTTGTTGATAACTGGGGCATTAGTGACCATAGCTTTATATTATGTCAACATCAACAATAATGAAGAAGAAAAAGCAAGTCGTCCACTAGTCATCTACGATACTTCTGTTTACGATTCATTAGAAGGATGTGATTTGTTTTCTGGAAAATGGGTTCATGACAACGACTCATATCCTCTCTATAAAGACTCTGATTGCCCCTATATTCGTGGTGATTATGCTTGTGGACAATATGGAAGAATGGACTCCAAGTATCAACAATGGAGATGGCAACCCAATGCTTGTAACCTTCCAAg GTTTGATGCCAAAGAAGCTCTTGAGAGGCTGAGGGGTAAAAGGGTAATTTTCATTGGAGATTCAGTGAATAGGAACCAATGGGTGTCAATGGTCTGCATGCTTCAAGCAGTCATCCCACTTGGTCGAAAGAAGATGCAGAAAATTCATGGTGTTTCCTTGTTCACCTTTAAAGTATTT GATTATAATGTTTCGATTGACTTCTATTGGTCTCCATTATTAGTAGAATCCAATGGTGACCACCCATCAAAACACAGAACGAATGAGCGTATAGTTCGTATCAATTCCATAGAGAAACATGCTACACATTGGATTAATGCTGATATATTAGTCTTTAACTCGTATCTTTGGTGGAGGATGCCCACAGTAAAAATATT GAATGGATCATTTGAAGACTCTACACAATACGACATAGTCGATAACCATAATGGTTACAAAATGGTTCTGAAAACATGGTCTAATTGGTTGCATAGTCATATCAATCACACAAGGACCCGATCATATTTCATGAGTATGACTGCAACACATCACAA AGGTGTAGAATGGGGTATGCAAGATGATCAAAACTGCTTAAATGAAACTGAGCCAATAATGAAAGATGAATTTTGGGAAAGTGGGTCTGATTTGAAAATGTTGATGATACTGGAGTCATCTTTGAACAAATTGAAAACAAGAGGGGTGAATGTGCAAATGATGAATATAACACAATTAACACAAAATAGAAAAGATGCGCATCCTTCTATTCACAGATTGCACTATTCTCCGTTAGCGAAGGAACAACTATCCAACCCTTCGAGTTATGCAGATTGTACACATTGGTGCCTTCCAGGTGTCCCAGATGTTTGGAATGAGTTACTATTGGCTCATATTCTTCGCAAACATATATAA
- the LOC111878207 gene encoding protein trichome birefringence-like 35, with the protein MIQRWHKKKTQLPLIALVCFLFVFCTIFFNERRFQEIHRKENRKGGDIGTRNDVKQAFLSKPTPSSLNISRLKVPPVALDRFSSCKSTVNYSGQKARWDINLIQSDKHEKEKKNSCDLFKGKWVFDNTSYPLYKESECPYMSDQLACHKHGRPDLEYQYWRWQPHGCNLKRWNATEMWEKLRDKRLMFVGDSLNRGQWISMLCLLESVIPPEKKSITPNAPLTIFRAEEYNATVEFQWAPLLVESNSDDPVNHRLDERIMRPDSVLRHASEWEHVDILIFNSYLWWRQGSVKLLWSNEENGVCEEAEGLEAMELAMEAWANWIDSNIDPFKKKVFFVTMSPTHLWSREWELGTEGNCYGEKSPIIDEGYWGSGSDLATMRMVDNVVNKLKSRVSIINITQMSEYRKDGHPSIYRKFWESRSAAELANPMSYSDCIHWCLPGVPDVWNELLFHFL; encoded by the exons ATGATTCAGAGATGGCACAAGAAGAAAACCCAACTTCCACTCATAGCACTAGTCTGCTTCCTGTTCGTTTTCTGTACCATTTTCTTTAACGAGCGCCGATTTCAAGAAATCCACCGGAAAGAAAATCGGAAAGGAGGTGACATTGGTACTCGTAATGATGTTAAGCAGGCATTTTTATCCAAACCCACACCCTCTTCCCTGAACATCAGTCGCCTGAAAGTTCCTCCAG TGGCTTTGGATAGATTCAGTAGCTGCAAGTCTACAGTAAACTACAGTGGGCAGAAAGCCAGATGGGATATCAATTTGATTCAATctgataaacatgaaaaagaaaagaagaattcATGCGATTTGTTTAAAGGCAAATGGGTATTTGACAACACTTCATATCCTCTTTATAAGGAGTCTGAATGCCCATACATGTCTGATCAATTAGCTTGTCACAAACATGGAAGGCCTGATTTGGAGTATCAGTATTGGAGATGGCAACCTCATGGCTGCAATTTGAAGAG ATGGAATGCAACCGAAATGTGGGAAAAGTTAAGAGACAAAAGATTAATGTTTGTAGGGGATTCACTAAACAGAGGCCAATGGATATCAATGTTATGTCTTTTAGAATCTGTAATCCCTCCAGAAAAGAAGTCAATTACCCCAAATGCCCCTCTTACCATCTTCCGAGCAGAG GAGTACAATGCCACGGTGGAATTTCAGTGGGCCCCACTTTTAGTGGAGTCAAACTCTGATGATCCGGTCAACCATCGATTGGATGAGAGAATAATGCGTCCTGATTCAGTTCTTAGACACGCGTCTGAATGGGAACATGTCGATATATTGATTTTTAATTCATATTTGTGGTGGAGACAAGGCTCGGTGAAATTGTT ATGGAGTAACGAAGAAAATGGAGTTTGTGAAGAAGCCGAAGGGTTAGAAGCCATGGAATTGGCCATGGAAGCATGGGCTAATTGGATAGATTCTAACATTGATCCATTCAAGAAGAAAGTCTTTTTTGTTACCATGTCCCCTACTCATCTCTG GAGTCGGGAATGGGAATTGGGAACCGAAGGGAATTGTTACGGTGAAAAATCTCCGATTATAGACGAAGGGTATTGGGGAAGTGGTTCGGATTTGGCAACAATGAGGATGGTGGATAATGTTGTAAATAAGTTGAAGTCGAGGGTTAGTATTATAAATATTACTCAGATGTCGGAATATAGAAAAGACGGCCATCCGTCAATTTATCGGAAATTTTGGGAGAGTAGAAGTGCGGCGGAATTGGCGAATCCGATGAGTTATTCCGATTGCATTCATTGGTGCTTGCCGGGTGTACCGGATGTTTGGAATGAATTATTATTCCATTTTCTATAA
- the LOC111878200 gene encoding uncharacterized protein LOC111878200, protein MGGDHQKTAEKRVVKGCIKSGKGPWVVQRTTKDGRVITRYRFPSDRERLKNRERERNRRNVARKIFSGLRTFGNYQLSKNADTIDLLKAVCEEAGWHVEEDGTIYKKNVLHDDDGGYCTCDEKMDTYMESRSKMHPQKDHDDINVTLSLTLAS, encoded by the exons ATGGGTGGAGATCATCAGAAGACGGCGGAGAAAAGGGTGGTGAAAGGGTGCATCAAGTCGGGAAAAGGACCATGGGTGGTTCAGCGGACCACCAAAGACGGCCGTGTCATCACCAGATACCGGTTTCCCTCCGACAGGGAGAGGCTGAAGAACCGTGAACGGGAGAGAAACCGGCGAAATGTTGCTCGGAAAATCTTTTCTGGGCTTCGGACTTTTGGAAACTATCAACTCTCAAAGAACGCTGACACCATTGATTTACTGAAAGCAGTTTGTGAAGAAGCTGGTTGGCATGTTGAAGAAGATGGGACGATTTATAAGAAG AATGTGTtgcatgatgatgatggtggttaTTGCACTTGTGATGAGAAGATGGATACTTATATGGAATCAAGATCGAAGATGCATCCTCAGAAAGACCATGATGATATCAATGTCACACTTTCTCTCACGTTAGCTAGCTAG